Proteins found in one Panicum hallii strain FIL2 chromosome 4, PHallii_v3.1, whole genome shotgun sequence genomic segment:
- the LOC112888836 gene encoding uncharacterized protein LOC112888836 isoform X5, whose product MASASASPRTMRELMDALTAHLSLYHAAANPRPPASSSSSPRAAILRWLASLSPAARAAAATSHLSPAAAAALLSMLRRLRLRGHSSFFVLHSSSPSSAARGAEEPTVLSRLSRGLLARAAAGSRAHALLFANLLLFPSSSASSRCPDAITVAEAFLADLDGFVAAMDEISGGRFLCSGEGEVDLNALACQDFPELPWLNAKGYYVIEEFVANRLEIALRMSWAAAGGGGVGGRKAARVGKGVKEKAGLAANAFWREKGYVDWWMRLEPRMRARIMGAFFGKGAVALANEMVGGSDIAWDNFSFCLGESGSFVADKSCECTRQSFFRKNRACSIDIANIMSCSKKPIFAKELKRLKLVEEIVCLKNNITCCGGDAIFFTSLSLAPTAADDILMKLRGLLMVVSTESINLELIGDGDPKKKDVEKISGGSRKGKKKSNTLKKLTASAKPSKTFFQDNGCSSSESRNCRPLPSQCHASAGGTADGPPSEETPCKEIIPTMKEQTVGLDDCKNQCNKKKNKRKGKTKLSNLTRPESPRSTKLKTGVPHIATDAAHKPVEEVDVSPHHPSYVHPSKSEISEAVSCSDSSILSNGTNIIASRKATKLENPTRVSSSVTTEHFQSANEYDAFNMDEQASSYISQSESMARTSSCLPSGINIFSSNNLHGSSVGSLVRSAQEKTGCDEKHVEHKSLATKDKLLPSVIPANMLQSAISDNGAVMKNSGGEYYVYNRNLLGGTSYEWPSVTPSHFVSPEMQQRPAAADRLHLDGYKWPTQFNQPFLSANHQVRNPPIDAGCNQMLPSLAVPLSFDWPPVFRGYGKNAAVSYDPLYTPQMQSSAWSGFPAQLMQRGGICSDSDIGDDSESYWFSEEESDSRAHSGRDINQYFGGGVMYWSPAEHAGTGFSRPPSLSSDDSAWAWHEADVIRVVDDVANGIPSTHANGVSSPPSTPSCSQNESFDPAAHSITGNGINNEALTSPSSTQESPEDKSTSVAKSVSCGSEVVKGDTLPYSMLRPIVVPIPRRSSRSDIKAGHDHRSPCVPSTRRDIPLPRRPPSPVVLSVPRVPRPPPPSPAGESRKRGFPIVRSGSSSPRHWGMRGLFSEDKIFHRAQFCLDGPEVVWPSWGNKGTSSGTLVQSIEDTVLQDHLVKISQLSRDQHPDAALPVQPPDMLNGSSHKASLSLMHNALHEEIDQFCKQVAAGNLVRRPYINWAVKRVTRCLQVLWPRSRTNLFGSNATGLALPTSDVDLVVSLPPVRNLEPIKEAGILEGRNGIKETCLQHAARCLTNQDWVRSDSLKTVENTAMYLVTQIRSTSILQYWIAHKNIQLMCLENKGVLLSLIPLVQKAAPCWCPQN is encoded by the exons ATGgcgtccgcctccgcctcgccgcgcaCCATGCGGGAGCTCATGGACGCCCTCACCGCGCACCTCTCCCTGTACCACGCCGCCGCGAACCCTAGGccccccgcctcctcctcctcgtcaccGCGCGCCGCGATCCTCCGGTGGCTCGCCTCCCTCTCCCCCGCCGCGCGTGCCGCGGCCGCCACCTCCCACCTCAgccccgccgcggccgctgcgCTGCTCTccatgctccgccgcctccgcctccgggGCCACTCCTCCTTCTTTGTCCTCCACTCCTCGTCCCCGTCCTCCGCCGCGCGCGGGGCCGAGGAGCCCACCGTCCTCTCGCGGCTCTCGCGCGGCctcctcgcccgcgccgcggCGGGCTCCCGGGCGCACGCGCTCCTCTTCGCCAACCTCCTGctcttcccctcctcctccgcgtctTCGCGGTGCCCCGACGCGATCACCGTCGCCGAGGCATTCCTCGCCGACCTCGATGGCTTTGTCGCAGCCATGGACGAGATCTCCGGCGGGAGGTTCCTATGCTCCGGGGAAGGGGAGGTGGACCTGAACGCGCTCGCATGCCAGGATTTCCCGGAGCTGCCCTGGCTGAATGCGAAGGGGTACTACGTGATCGAGGAGTTTGTGGCCAACAGGTTGGAGATCGCGCTGCGGATGTCTTGGGCGGCGGCAGGGGGAGGTGGAGTTGGAGGCAGGAAGGCGGCGAGAGTTGGGAAGGGTGTGAAGGAGAAGGCTGGGCTCGCTGCAAACGCGTTCTGGAGGGAGAAGGGATATGTGGATTGGTGGATGAGGCTGGAGCCTCGGATGAGAGCAAGGATCATGGGGGCATTCTTTGGAAAAGGTGCAGTGGCCCTG GCTAATGAGATGGTTGGAGGATCAGATATTGCTTGGGATAATTTCTCCTTCTGCTTAGGTGAATCAGGATCATTTGTGGCAGATAAATCTTGTGAATGTACACGGCAGTCTTTCTTCAGAAAGAATCGGGCTTGTTCCATTGACATTGCAAACATTATGTCTTGTAGCAAGAAGCCTATATTTGCTAAAGAGTTGAAAAGACTGAAACTAGTTGAGGAGATAGTGTGTTTGAAGAACAACATTACTTGCTGTGGTGGTGATGCAATCTTTTTCACTTCATTATCTTTGGCTCCTACTGCTGCTGATGATATACTTATGAAATTACGAGGGCTCCTTATGGTGGTGTCAACAGAAAGCATAAATCTTGAACTTATTGGGGATGGAGATCCAAAAAAGAAAGATGTTGAGAAGATCAGTGGTGGTTCTcggaaaggaaagaagaagtCTAACACCTTGAAAAAGCTAACTGCATCTGCTAAACCATCCAAG ACTTTTTTCCAGGATAACGGCTGCAGTAGTTCAGAAAGTCGCAATTGTAGGCCTTTACCCAGCCAGTGCCATGCATCTGCTGGAGGTACTGCTGATGGACCTCCATCTGAAGAAACTCCTTGCAAGGAAATTATACCCACAATGAAG GAGCAAACTGTTGGGTTGGATGACTGCAAGAATCAATGTAACAAAAAGAAGAACAAGCGTAAAGGGAAAACAAAACTATCAAATCTTACGAGACCTGAGAGCCCAAGATCTACCAAATTGAAAACAGGAGTTCCCCATATTGCTACAGATGCCGCACATAAACCTGTTGAAGAAGTCGATGTCTCACCTCATCACCCATCTTATGTCCATCCTTCCAAGAGTGAGATCTCTGAAGCAGTTAGCTGTTCTGACTCTTCCATTTTATCTAATGGAACAAATATAATAGCCAGCAGAAAGGCCACAAAACTTGAAAACCCTACTAGAGTTAGCTCATCAGTTACTACAGAACATTTTCAAAGTGCCAATGAATATGATGCCTTCAATATGGATGAACAGGCCTCATCGTATATCAGTCAAAGTGAATCGATGGCTCGGACATCGTCATGTTTACCTTCAGGAATCAACATCTTCTCTTCCAATAATCTGCACGGAAGCTCTGTTGGCTCCTTGGTAAGATCTGCACAGGAAAAAACTGGCTGTGATGAGAAACATGTGGAACATAAATCTTTAGCAACAAAGGACAAACTTTTACCTTCTGTTATTCCTGCCAACATGCTTCAAAGTGCTATAAGTGACAATGGTGCAGTAATGAAAAATAGTGGTGGTGAATATTATGTATACAACAGGAACCTACTGGGAGGAACATCATATGAATGGCCCAGTGTAACACCATCTCATTTTGTATCTCCTGAAATGCAACAGCGTCCAGCTGCAGCAGACAGGTTGCATCTTGATGGTTACAAATGGCCAACTCAATTCAACCAACCCTTTCTTTCTGCTAACCATCAGGTGAGGAATCCGCCGATCGATGCTGGATGCAATCAAATGTTACCTTCTCTAGCGGTGCCACTAAGTTTTGATTGGCCTCCTGTTTTTagaggttatggtaaaaatgcGGCTGTAAGTTATGATCCATTGTATACCCCACAGATGCAATCTTCTGCTTGGTCAGGGTTCCCTGCTCAACTAATGCAAAGAGGGGGTATTTGCAGTGACAGTGACATTGGGGATGATTCTGAAAGCTACTGGTTTTCTGAAGAAGAATCAGATAGCCGTGCACATTCTGGAAGAGATATTAACCAATACTTTGGTGGAGGTGTGATGTATTGGAGTCCTGCAGAACATGCAGGAACTGGCTTTTCTAGGCCACCATCTCTTAGTTCAGATGATAGCGCCTGGGCTTGGCATGAGGCTGATGTTATACGAGTCGTTGATGATGTAGCTAATGGGATTCCATCTACACACGCAAATGGTGTATCATCACCACCCTCCACTCCATCCTGTTCTCAAAATGAATCTTTTGATCCTGCTGCTCACTCAATAACAGGGAATGGCATCAATAATGAAGCTCTGACCTCTCCATCTTCTACGCAAGAGAGTCCTGAAGATAAATCAACTTCAGTTGCAAAGAGTGTGTCTTGTGGCAGTGAAGTAGTTAAGGGAGATACATTGCCATATTCTATGCTGCGGCCTATAGTTGTTCCTATACCACGAAGGTCATCAAGATCTGACATTAAGGCAGGTCATGATCACAGGAGCCCATGTGTACCATCAACAAGGAGGGACATACCTCTTCCAAGAAGACCTCCATCACCAGTAGTACTTAGTGTTCCTCGCGTGCCTCGGCCACCACCTCCTTCACCTGCAGGAGAGTCAAGAAAAAGAGGATTCCCGATTGTTAGATCTGGCAGCTCAAGTCCTCGTCATTGGGGGATGAGAGGTTTATTTTCTGAAGACAAAATATTTCATAGAGCTCAGTTTTGCTTGGATGGTCCTGAAGTTGTATGGCCTTCATGGGGAAACAAGGGAACTTCTTCTGGTACATTGGTGCAATCAATTGAGGATACTGTTCTGCAGGACCACCTTGTTAAGATTTCACAGCTATCTCGTGATCAACAT CCAGATGCGGCATTACCTGTACAGCCACCAGATATGCTAAATGGCTCGTCTCACAAGGCATCCCTCTCTTTGATGCACAATGCTCTACATGAAGAAATAGATCAATTCTGTAAGCAG GTTGCTGCTGGTAATCTGGTGAGGAGGCCCTATATAAACTGGGCTGTCAAAAGAGTCACACGGTGCTTGCAGGTTCTGTGGCCTCGCTCCCGTACAAATCTATTTGGCTCAAATGCCACTGGTTTGGCTCTTCCAACTAGTGACGTTGATCTTGTAGTTTCTCTTCCCCCTGTCCGAAACCTG GAACCTATTAAAGAAGCTGGAATTTTGGAAGGCCGGAATGGCATCAAGGAAACATGCCTACAG CATGCAGCAAGGTGTCTTACAAACCAAGACTGGGTTAGGAGTGATTCCCTTAAAACAGTCGAAAACACAGCT ATGTACCTTGTGACACAAATACGTTCAACGAGTATTCTTCAGTACTGGATAGCTCACAAGAATATTCAGTTAATGTGCTTGGAGAACAAGGGAGTCCTCCTCAGTCTGATACCTCTAGTTCAGAAGGCAGCGCCATGCTGGTGTCCTCAAAATTGA
- the LOC112888836 gene encoding uncharacterized protein LOC112888836 isoform X6: protein MVGGSDIAWDNFSFCLGESGSFVADKSCECTRQSFFRKNRACSIDIANIMSCSKKPIFAKELKRLKLVEEIVCLKNNITCCGGDAIFFTSLSLAPTAADDILMKLRGLLMVVSTESINLELIGDGDPKKKDVEKISGGSRKGKKKSNTLKKLTASAKPSKTFFQDNGCSSSESRNCRPLPSQCHASAGGTADGPPSEETPCKEIIPTMKEQTVGLDDCKNQCNKKKNKRKGKTKLSNLTRPESPRSTKLKTGVPHIATDAAHKPVEEVDVSPHHPSYVHPSKSEISEAVSCSDSSILSNGTNIIASRKATKLENPTRVSSSVTTEHFQSANEYDAFNMDEQASSYISQSESMARTSSCLPSGINIFSSNNLHGSSVGSLVRSAQEKTGCDEKHVEHKSLATKDKLLPSVIPANMLQSAISDNGAVMKNSGGEYYVYNRNLLGGTSYEWPSVTPSHFVSPEMQQRPAAADRLHLDGYKWPTQFNQPFLSANHQVRNPPIDAGCNQMLPSLAVPLSFDWPPVFRGYGKNAAVSYDPLYTPQMQSSAWSGFPAQLMQRGGICSDSDIGDDSESYWFSEEESDSRAHSGRDINQYFGGGVMYWSPAEHAGTGFSRPPSLSSDDSAWAWHEADVIRVVDDVANGIPSTHANGVSSPPSTPSCSQNESFDPAAHSITGNGINNEALTSPSSTQESPEDKSTSVAKSVSCGSEVVKGDTLPYSMLRPIVVPIPRRSSRSDIKAGHDHRSPCVPSTRRDIPLPRRPPSPVVLSVPRVPRPPPPSPAGESRKRGFPIVRSGSSSPRHWGMRGLFSEDKIFHRAQFCLDGPEVVWPSWGNKGTSSGTLVQSIEDTVLQDHLVKISQLSRDQHPDAALPVQPPDMLNGSSHKASLSLMHNALHEEIDQFCKQVAAGNLVRRPYINWAVKRVTRCLQVLWPRSRTNLFGSNATGLALPTSDVDLVVSLPPVRNLEPIKEAGILEGRNGIKETCLQHAARCLTNQDWVRSDSLKTVENTAIPVIMLVADVPCDTNTFNEYSSVLDSSQEYSVNVLGEQGSPPQSDTSSSEGSAMLVSSKLNKDDCDIVQSIRLDISFKSPSHTGLQTTELVRELTQQFPAVVPLALILKKFLADRSLDHPYSGGLSSYCLVLLIVRFLQHEHHLGRPINQNLGSLLMDFLYFFGNIFDPRHMRISIQGSGIYLNRERGHSIDPIHIDDPLCPANNVGRNCFRIHQCIKAFADAFAVLENELLQFSSECSMPASSFNILKKIIPSIDSDGL, encoded by the exons ATGGTTGGAGGATCAGATATTGCTTGGGATAATTTCTCCTTCTGCTTAGGTGAATCAGGATCATTTGTGGCAGATAAATCTTGTGAATGTACACGGCAGTCTTTCTTCAGAAAGAATCGGGCTTGTTCCATTGACATTGCAAACATTATGTCTTGTAGCAAGAAGCCTATATTTGCTAAAGAGTTGAAAAGACTGAAACTAGTTGAGGAGATAGTGTGTTTGAAGAACAACATTACTTGCTGTGGTGGTGATGCAATCTTTTTCACTTCATTATCTTTGGCTCCTACTGCTGCTGATGATATACTTATGAAATTACGAGGGCTCCTTATGGTGGTGTCAACAGAAAGCATAAATCTTGAACTTATTGGGGATGGAGATCCAAAAAAGAAAGATGTTGAGAAGATCAGTGGTGGTTCTcggaaaggaaagaagaagtCTAACACCTTGAAAAAGCTAACTGCATCTGCTAAACCATCCAAG ACTTTTTTCCAGGATAACGGCTGCAGTAGTTCAGAAAGTCGCAATTGTAGGCCTTTACCCAGCCAGTGCCATGCATCTGCTGGAGGTACTGCTGATGGACCTCCATCTGAAGAAACTCCTTGCAAGGAAATTATACCCACAATGAAG GAGCAAACTGTTGGGTTGGATGACTGCAAGAATCAATGTAACAAAAAGAAGAACAAGCGTAAAGGGAAAACAAAACTATCAAATCTTACGAGACCTGAGAGCCCAAGATCTACCAAATTGAAAACAGGAGTTCCCCATATTGCTACAGATGCCGCACATAAACCTGTTGAAGAAGTCGATGTCTCACCTCATCACCCATCTTATGTCCATCCTTCCAAGAGTGAGATCTCTGAAGCAGTTAGCTGTTCTGACTCTTCCATTTTATCTAATGGAACAAATATAATAGCCAGCAGAAAGGCCACAAAACTTGAAAACCCTACTAGAGTTAGCTCATCAGTTACTACAGAACATTTTCAAAGTGCCAATGAATATGATGCCTTCAATATGGATGAACAGGCCTCATCGTATATCAGTCAAAGTGAATCGATGGCTCGGACATCGTCATGTTTACCTTCAGGAATCAACATCTTCTCTTCCAATAATCTGCACGGAAGCTCTGTTGGCTCCTTGGTAAGATCTGCACAGGAAAAAACTGGCTGTGATGAGAAACATGTGGAACATAAATCTTTAGCAACAAAGGACAAACTTTTACCTTCTGTTATTCCTGCCAACATGCTTCAAAGTGCTATAAGTGACAATGGTGCAGTAATGAAAAATAGTGGTGGTGAATATTATGTATACAACAGGAACCTACTGGGAGGAACATCATATGAATGGCCCAGTGTAACACCATCTCATTTTGTATCTCCTGAAATGCAACAGCGTCCAGCTGCAGCAGACAGGTTGCATCTTGATGGTTACAAATGGCCAACTCAATTCAACCAACCCTTTCTTTCTGCTAACCATCAGGTGAGGAATCCGCCGATCGATGCTGGATGCAATCAAATGTTACCTTCTCTAGCGGTGCCACTAAGTTTTGATTGGCCTCCTGTTTTTagaggttatggtaaaaatgcGGCTGTAAGTTATGATCCATTGTATACCCCACAGATGCAATCTTCTGCTTGGTCAGGGTTCCCTGCTCAACTAATGCAAAGAGGGGGTATTTGCAGTGACAGTGACATTGGGGATGATTCTGAAAGCTACTGGTTTTCTGAAGAAGAATCAGATAGCCGTGCACATTCTGGAAGAGATATTAACCAATACTTTGGTGGAGGTGTGATGTATTGGAGTCCTGCAGAACATGCAGGAACTGGCTTTTCTAGGCCACCATCTCTTAGTTCAGATGATAGCGCCTGGGCTTGGCATGAGGCTGATGTTATACGAGTCGTTGATGATGTAGCTAATGGGATTCCATCTACACACGCAAATGGTGTATCATCACCACCCTCCACTCCATCCTGTTCTCAAAATGAATCTTTTGATCCTGCTGCTCACTCAATAACAGGGAATGGCATCAATAATGAAGCTCTGACCTCTCCATCTTCTACGCAAGAGAGTCCTGAAGATAAATCAACTTCAGTTGCAAAGAGTGTGTCTTGTGGCAGTGAAGTAGTTAAGGGAGATACATTGCCATATTCTATGCTGCGGCCTATAGTTGTTCCTATACCACGAAGGTCATCAAGATCTGACATTAAGGCAGGTCATGATCACAGGAGCCCATGTGTACCATCAACAAGGAGGGACATACCTCTTCCAAGAAGACCTCCATCACCAGTAGTACTTAGTGTTCCTCGCGTGCCTCGGCCACCACCTCCTTCACCTGCAGGAGAGTCAAGAAAAAGAGGATTCCCGATTGTTAGATCTGGCAGCTCAAGTCCTCGTCATTGGGGGATGAGAGGTTTATTTTCTGAAGACAAAATATTTCATAGAGCTCAGTTTTGCTTGGATGGTCCTGAAGTTGTATGGCCTTCATGGGGAAACAAGGGAACTTCTTCTGGTACATTGGTGCAATCAATTGAGGATACTGTTCTGCAGGACCACCTTGTTAAGATTTCACAGCTATCTCGTGATCAACAT CCAGATGCGGCATTACCTGTACAGCCACCAGATATGCTAAATGGCTCGTCTCACAAGGCATCCCTCTCTTTGATGCACAATGCTCTACATGAAGAAATAGATCAATTCTGTAAGCAG GTTGCTGCTGGTAATCTGGTGAGGAGGCCCTATATAAACTGGGCTGTCAAAAGAGTCACACGGTGCTTGCAGGTTCTGTGGCCTCGCTCCCGTACAAATCTATTTGGCTCAAATGCCACTGGTTTGGCTCTTCCAACTAGTGACGTTGATCTTGTAGTTTCTCTTCCCCCTGTCCGAAACCTG GAACCTATTAAAGAAGCTGGAATTTTGGAAGGCCGGAATGGCATCAAGGAAACATGCCTACAG CATGCAGCAAGGTGTCTTACAAACCAAGACTGGGTTAGGAGTGATTCCCTTAAAACAGTCGAAAACACAGCT ATACCTGTGATCATGCTTGTAGCAGATGTACCTTGTGACACAAATACGTTCAACGAGTATTCTTCAGTACTGGATAGCTCACAAGAATATTCAGTTAATGTGCTTGGAGAACAAGGGAGTCCTCCTCAGTCTGATACCTCTAGTTCAGAAGGCAGCGCCATGCTGGTGTCCTCAAAATTGAATAAGGACGATTGTGATATTGTGCAGTCAATTCGTCTTGATATAAGTTTCAAATCGCCATCCCACACAGGACTGCAGACTACTGAGTTG GTACGTGAGTTGACACAGCAATTTCCTGCAGTTGTACCTCTTGCATTGATTCTCAAGAAGTTTTTGGCTGACCGGAGTTTGGACCACCCCTATTCAGGTGGTCTAAGCTCTTACTGTTTG GTGCTATTAATTGTTCGTTTTCTCCAGCATGAGCATCATCTTGGTCGGCCTATCAACCAA AATCTGGGCAGCCTTTTGATGGATTTCTTGTACTTTTTTGG GAACATATTTGATCCACGCCATATGCGTATTTCCATCCAAGGAAGTGGAATTTATTTGAATCGAGAAAGAGGGCATAG CATTGATCCAATTCACATTGATGATCCACTTTGCCCTGCTAACAATGTGGGCAGGAATTGTTTCCGCATTCACCAATGTATTAAG GCTTTTGCAGATGCTTTTGCTGTACTAGAGAACGAGCTACTGCAGTTCAGTTCAGAATGTAGCATGCCTGCATCATCATTCAATATACTAAAGAAAATAATCCCAAGTATTGATTCTGATGGGTTGTAG